The following are encoded together in the Archocentrus centrarchus isolate MPI-CPG fArcCen1 chromosome 23, fArcCen1, whole genome shotgun sequence genome:
- the LOC115773695 gene encoding histone H1-like, with protein sequence MTGPAAEAPGGSDTPAKAPKKRKKKGGPAVSELVYRAVAASQDRKGLSYYAIKKALSFQGYDVEQYGFLVKRAINMLVKKGALIQTKGSGVSGSFKVPKPAKKPSRRRRNPRWEKYPRLRKAAEAGEDAEEAR encoded by the coding sequence ATGACAGGACCCGCCGCAGAAGCGCCCGGTGGCTCAGACACTCCGGCCAAAGCTccgaagaagaggaagaagaagggcGGCCCCGCCGTCAGCGAGCTGGTGTACAGAGCCGTGGCTGCCTCCCAGGACCGCAAAGGCCTTTCTTACTACGCCATAAAGAAGGCGCTGAGCTTCCAGGGCTACGACGTGGAGCAGTACGGCTTCCTCGTCAAACGCGCCATTAATATGTTGGTGAAGAAGGGGGCTCTGATCCAGACCAAGGGGTCCGGGGTTTCTGGGTCGTTTAAGGTACCCAAACCTGCTAAAAAGCCAAGTAGGCGTCGAAGGAACCCGCGCTGGGAGAAGTATCCGCGGCTGAGGAAGGCCGCTGAGGCCGGAGAAGATGCTGAAGAAGCCCGTTAA
- the LOC115773686 gene encoding NLR family CARD domain-containing protein 3-like isoform X4, producing MSEEEEGRAESPGSSCVSMKSDHSKHFPPVFSDEPGPSDTKAQQHRHRAESPGSSCVSMKSDHSKHFPPLFSAEPGPSDTKEKKRSRVCEEEPLSCCAVCQDVLKDPVSTSCGHWFCRQCISSYWDQSALSGDSSCPQCGQRSRTRAGLQTASQSSCGQTDAGLQEVLEEHKISLRRTCERVTEGSDQTGSGTLLNRIYTELYITEGQSEEIHTQHEVRQLETASKMDALYDRPIRCHDIFKAFPDQQRPIRVVLTNGVAGVGKTFSVQKFSLDWAEGLENQHVSVVMLLSFRELNLIRDQQYSLLELLHVFHPTLQKVPAEKLAVWKLLFIFDGLDESRLSLDFTNRKLVSDVTQKSSVSELLTNLIEGKLLPSALVWITTRPAAANRIPPRCVDRVTEVRGFTDAQKEEYFRRRFSDEELSSRIISHMKTSSSLHIMCSIPVFCWITATVLEHMLTTEPRGELPKTLTDMYSHFLLVQTKRKKNKYHEGHETSPQELTEADREVLLKLGRLASEHLEKGNIMFYQEDLEQCGLDVTEASVYSGVCTEIFKRECVIFQKPVYCFVHLSIQEFLAAVYMFHCFTSRKMEVLKDFLRKDISSLDDFLSSVMQKSLQSKNGHLDLFVRFLHGLSLESNQRLLGGLLGQTENSPETIQRVINNLKQMTTNHVSPDRSINIFHCLMELKDLSVHQEIQEFLKSENRSEKKLSEIQCSALAYMLQMSEEVLDELDLQKYKTSEEGRRRLIPAVRNCRKIRLSGCAHFGLSEGHCEIVVSALKADPSHLRELHLKKNCDLHDSEVKQLFGALESPSCRLETLRLMHCGLSEIRCGALVSAMKSNPSHLKHLDLSGNNLQDLGVNHLCGFLASPHCKLEILSLNNCSLTKISCDALVSALKSNPSHLKHLDLSDNNLQDSDVKQLSDLVESPHYSLEDLRWQ from the exons AtgagtgaggaagaggagggcagAGCAGAGTCTCCAGGATCCAGCTGTGTGTCTATGAAGAGTGACCATTCGAAACATTTTCCTCCAGTCTTCAGTGATGAACCTGGACCCTCAGACACAAA agctcagcagcacagacacagagcagAGTCTCCAGGATCCAGCTGTGTGTCTATGAAGAGTGATCATTCCAAACATTTTCCTCCACTCTTCAGTGCTGAACCTGGACCCTCAGACACAAA agagaagaagaggagtcGTGTCTGTGAGGAGGAGCCGCTgtcctgctgtgctgtgtgtcagGACGTCCTGAAGGATCCGGTCTCTACCAGCTGTGGACACTGGTTCTGCAGACAGTGCATCTCCTCATACTGGGACCAGTCTGCTTTATCAGGAGACTCCTCCTGTCCTCAGTGTGGACAAAGATCCAGAACCAGAGCTGGACTGCAGACAGCcagtcagagcagctgtggacaaa cagATGCTGGTCTGCAGGAGGTTTTAGAGGAACATAAGATCAGTCTGAGGAGGACGTGTGAACGTGTGACTGAAGGAAgtgatcaaacaggaagtggaacccTCCTGAACAGGATCTACactgagctctacatcacagagggacagagtgaAGAGATTCATACCCAAcatgaggtgaggcagctggagacaGCTTCCAAGATGGACGCCCTCTATGACAGACCAATCAGGTGCCACGACATCTTTAAAGCCTTCCCTGACCAACAGAGACCCATCAGAGTGGTTCTGACCAACGGCGTCGCTGGAGTTGGAAAAACCTTCTCAGTGCAGAAGTTCAGTCTGGACTGGGCAGAGGGCTTGGAGAACCAACATGTCAGTGTGGTgatgctgctttcattcagggagctgaacctgatcagagatcagcagtacagtcttctggagctgctccatgttttccatccaacattacagaaggtcccagcagagaagctcgctgtctggaagcttctgttcatctttgacggcctggatgaaagcagactttcattggatttcaccaacaggaagctcgtgtctgatgtcacacagaagtcatcagtcagcgagctgctgacaaacctcatcgagGGGAAGCTGCTTCCCTCCGCTCTCGTCTGGATAACTacccgacctgcagcagccaatcggATCCCTCCTAGATGTGTTGACAGGGTTACGGAAGTACGAGGCTTCACTGATgcccagaaggaggagtacttcaggaggagattcagtgatgaagagctgtccagcagaatcatctcccacatgaagacatccagtagcctccacatcatgtgcagcatcccagtcttctgctggattactgctacagttctggagcacATGTTGACCACAGAGCCGAGAGGAGAGCtacccaagaccctgactgacatgtactcacacttcctgctggttcagacgaagaggaagaagaacaagtacCATGAGGGACATGAGACGAGTCCACAGGAGCTGACGGAGGCTGACAGGGAAGTTCTTCTGAAGCTGGGGAGGCTGGCGTCTGAACATCTGGAGAAAGGAAACATCATGTTCTACCAAGAAGACCTGGAGCAGTGTGgtctggatgtgacagaggcctCGGTGTACTCAGGAGTTTGTACAGAGATCTTCAAAAGGGAGTGTGTGATCTTCCAGAAACCAGTCTACTGCTTTGTTCATCTGAgcattcaggagtttctggctgcagtcTACATGTTCCACTGTTTCACCAGCAGGAAGATGGAGGTGCTGAAGGACTTCCTGAGAAAAGACATCTCCTCTTTGGATGACTTTCTGAGCAGTGTCATGCAGAAATCCCTCCAAAGTAAAAATGGCCACTTggacctgtttgttcgcttcctTCATGGCCTCTCTCTGGAGTCCAACCAGAGACTCTTAGGAGGTCTGCTGGGTCAGACAGAGAACAGTCCAGAAACCATCCAGAGAGTCATCAACAACCTGAAACAGATGACCACTAATCATGTTTCTCCTGATAGAAGCATCAACATCTTCCACTGTCTGATGGAGCTGAAGGACCTCTCAGTACATCAGGAGATCCAAGAGTTCCTGAAGTCAGAGAACAGATCAGAGAAGAAACTCTCTGAGATCCAGTGCTCAGCTCTGGCCTACATGCTGCAGATGTCAGAGGAGGTTCTGGATGAGTTGGACCTGCAGAAGTACAAAACATCAGAGGAGGGACGACGGAGACTGATTCCAGCTGTGAGAAACTGCAGAAAGATTCG ACTTTCTGGCTGCGCACACTTTGGACTCTCAGAGGGTCACTGTGAAATCGTGGTCTCAGCACTGAAGGCCGACCCCTCCCATCTCAGAGAGCTGCACCTGAAGAAAAACTGTGACCTGCATGATTCAGAAGTGAAGCAGCTGTTTGGTGCTCTGGAGAGTCCAAGCTGCAGACTggaaactctgag ACTGATGCACTGTGGTTTGTCAGAGATCAGATGTGGTGCTCTGGTCTCTGCaatgaagtccaacccctcccatctgaaacATCTGGACCTGAGTggcaacaacctgcaggatttaGGAGTGAATcatttgtgtggttttctggcGAGTCCACACTGCAAACTGGAGATTCTGAG
- the LOC115773689 gene encoding histone H1.10-like — protein sequence MAEVAPAAAPAPAAEAAPAKAPAKKKKAAASAKATKKSGPSASELIVKAVKESKERKGLSLAAIKKDLVARGYDVEHNSAHVRRALKSLVQKGALVHTTGTGASGSFKAAKPAEKPKKAVKKPAAKAKKPAAKKAPAAKKPATAKKPKAAKTTPKKAKKPAAAAAKKAVAKKAKSPKVKKAAAPKKAATPKKPAKKAAKPKAAKAKKAAPKKK from the coding sequence ATGGCAGAAGTCGCTCCCGCAGCAGCACCAGCCCCCGCCGCCGAGGCCGCCCCGGCCAAAGCCCCCGCTAAGAAGAAGAAGGCGGCGGCATCGGCCAAGGCCACCAAGAAGTCCGGCCCGTCCGCCAGCGAGCTCATCGTGAAAGCCGTGAAGGAGTCCAAGGAGCGGAAAGGGCTTTCTCTGGCCGCCATCAAGAAGGACCTCGTCGCTCGCGGCTACGACGTGGAGCACAACTCCGCTCACGTCAGGCGTGCCCTGAAGAGTCTGGTCCAGAAAGGCGCGCTGGTCCACACCACCGGAACCGGGGCGTCCGGATCCTTCAAGGCCGCCAAGCCTGCTGAGAAGCCCAAAAAGGCAGTCAAGAAGCCCGCGGCGAAAGCCAAGAAGCCGGCGGCAAAGAAAGCACCGGCAGCGAAGAAGCCAGCCACCGCCAAGAAGCCCAAAGCAGCTAAAACCACCCCGAAGAAGGCCAAGAAGCCCGCAGCGGCAGCAGCAAAGAAAGCTGTGGCCAAGAAGGCAAAGAGCCCCAAGGTGAAGAAGGCTGCTGCACCCAAGAAGGCAGCAACACCCAAAAAGCCTGCAAAGAAGGCTGCTAAGCCCAAAGCCGCAAAGGCCAAGAAGGCTGCCCCCAAGAAGAAGTAA
- the LOC115773686 gene encoding NLR family CARD domain-containing protein 3-like isoform X5 has protein sequence MSEEEEGRAESPGSSCVSMKSDHSKHFPPVFSDEPGPSDTKAQQHRHRAESPGSSCVSMKSDHSKHFPPLFSAEPGPSDTKEKKRSRVCEEEPLSCCAVCQDVLKDPVSTSCGHWFCRQCISSYWDQSALSGDSSCPQCGQRSRTRAGLQTASQSSCGQNAGLQEVLEEHKISLRRTCERVTEGSDQTGSGTLLNRIYTELYITEGQSEEIHTQHEVRQLETASKMDALYDRPIRCHDIFKAFPDQQRPIRVVLTNGVAGVGKTFSVQKFSLDWAEGLENQHVSVVMLLSFRELNLIRDQQYSLLELLHVFHPTLQKVPAEKLAVWKLLFIFDGLDESRLSLDFTNRKLVSDVTQKSSVSELLTNLIEGKLLPSALVWITTRPAAANRIPPRCVDRVTEVRGFTDAQKEEYFRRRFSDEELSSRIISHMKTSSSLHIMCSIPVFCWITATVLEHMLTTEPRGELPKTLTDMYSHFLLVQTKRKKNKYHEGHETSPQELTEADREVLLKLGRLASEHLEKGNIMFYQEDLEQCGLDVTEASVYSGVCTEIFKRECVIFQKPVYCFVHLSIQEFLAAVYMFHCFTSRKMEVLKDFLRKDISSLDDFLSSVMQKSLQSKNGHLDLFVRFLHGLSLESNQRLLGGLLGQTENSPETIQRVINNLKQMTTNHVSPDRSINIFHCLMELKDLSVHQEIQEFLKSENRSEKKLSEIQCSALAYMLQMSEEVLDELDLQKYKTSEEGRRRLIPAVRNCRKIRLSGCAHFGLSEGHCEIVVSALKADPSHLRELHLKKNCDLHDSEVKQLFGALESPSCRLETLRLMHCGLSEIRCGALVSAMKSNPSHLKHLDLSGNNLQDLGVNHLCGFLASPHCKLEILSLNNCSLTKISCDALVSALKSNPSHLKHLDLSDNNLQDSDVKQLSDLVESPHYSLEDLRWQ, from the exons AtgagtgaggaagaggagggcagAGCAGAGTCTCCAGGATCCAGCTGTGTGTCTATGAAGAGTGACCATTCGAAACATTTTCCTCCAGTCTTCAGTGATGAACCTGGACCCTCAGACACAAA agctcagcagcacagacacagagcagAGTCTCCAGGATCCAGCTGTGTGTCTATGAAGAGTGATCATTCCAAACATTTTCCTCCACTCTTCAGTGCTGAACCTGGACCCTCAGACACAAA agagaagaagaggagtcGTGTCTGTGAGGAGGAGCCGCTgtcctgctgtgctgtgtgtcagGACGTCCTGAAGGATCCGGTCTCTACCAGCTGTGGACACTGGTTCTGCAGACAGTGCATCTCCTCATACTGGGACCAGTCTGCTTTATCAGGAGACTCCTCCTGTCCTCAGTGTGGACAAAGATCCAGAACCAGAGCTGGACTGCAGACAGCcagtcagagcagctgtggacaaa ATGCTGGTCTGCAGGAGGTTTTAGAGGAACATAAGATCAGTCTGAGGAGGACGTGTGAACGTGTGACTGAAGGAAgtgatcaaacaggaagtggaacccTCCTGAACAGGATCTACactgagctctacatcacagagggacagagtgaAGAGATTCATACCCAAcatgaggtgaggcagctggagacaGCTTCCAAGATGGACGCCCTCTATGACAGACCAATCAGGTGCCACGACATCTTTAAAGCCTTCCCTGACCAACAGAGACCCATCAGAGTGGTTCTGACCAACGGCGTCGCTGGAGTTGGAAAAACCTTCTCAGTGCAGAAGTTCAGTCTGGACTGGGCAGAGGGCTTGGAGAACCAACATGTCAGTGTGGTgatgctgctttcattcagggagctgaacctgatcagagatcagcagtacagtcttctggagctgctccatgttttccatccaacattacagaaggtcccagcagagaagctcgctgtctggaagcttctgttcatctttgacggcctggatgaaagcagactttcattggatttcaccaacaggaagctcgtgtctgatgtcacacagaagtcatcagtcagcgagctgctgacaaacctcatcgagGGGAAGCTGCTTCCCTCCGCTCTCGTCTGGATAACTacccgacctgcagcagccaatcggATCCCTCCTAGATGTGTTGACAGGGTTACGGAAGTACGAGGCTTCACTGATgcccagaaggaggagtacttcaggaggagattcagtgatgaagagctgtccagcagaatcatctcccacatgaagacatccagtagcctccacatcatgtgcagcatcccagtcttctgctggattactgctacagttctggagcacATGTTGACCACAGAGCCGAGAGGAGAGCtacccaagaccctgactgacatgtactcacacttcctgctggttcagacgaagaggaagaagaacaagtacCATGAGGGACATGAGACGAGTCCACAGGAGCTGACGGAGGCTGACAGGGAAGTTCTTCTGAAGCTGGGGAGGCTGGCGTCTGAACATCTGGAGAAAGGAAACATCATGTTCTACCAAGAAGACCTGGAGCAGTGTGgtctggatgtgacagaggcctCGGTGTACTCAGGAGTTTGTACAGAGATCTTCAAAAGGGAGTGTGTGATCTTCCAGAAACCAGTCTACTGCTTTGTTCATCTGAgcattcaggagtttctggctgcagtcTACATGTTCCACTGTTTCACCAGCAGGAAGATGGAGGTGCTGAAGGACTTCCTGAGAAAAGACATCTCCTCTTTGGATGACTTTCTGAGCAGTGTCATGCAGAAATCCCTCCAAAGTAAAAATGGCCACTTggacctgtttgttcgcttcctTCATGGCCTCTCTCTGGAGTCCAACCAGAGACTCTTAGGAGGTCTGCTGGGTCAGACAGAGAACAGTCCAGAAACCATCCAGAGAGTCATCAACAACCTGAAACAGATGACCACTAATCATGTTTCTCCTGATAGAAGCATCAACATCTTCCACTGTCTGATGGAGCTGAAGGACCTCTCAGTACATCAGGAGATCCAAGAGTTCCTGAAGTCAGAGAACAGATCAGAGAAGAAACTCTCTGAGATCCAGTGCTCAGCTCTGGCCTACATGCTGCAGATGTCAGAGGAGGTTCTGGATGAGTTGGACCTGCAGAAGTACAAAACATCAGAGGAGGGACGACGGAGACTGATTCCAGCTGTGAGAAACTGCAGAAAGATTCG ACTTTCTGGCTGCGCACACTTTGGACTCTCAGAGGGTCACTGTGAAATCGTGGTCTCAGCACTGAAGGCCGACCCCTCCCATCTCAGAGAGCTGCACCTGAAGAAAAACTGTGACCTGCATGATTCAGAAGTGAAGCAGCTGTTTGGTGCTCTGGAGAGTCCAAGCTGCAGACTggaaactctgag ACTGATGCACTGTGGTTTGTCAGAGATCAGATGTGGTGCTCTGGTCTCTGCaatgaagtccaacccctcccatctgaaacATCTGGACCTGAGTggcaacaacctgcaggatttaGGAGTGAATcatttgtgtggttttctggcGAGTCCACACTGCAAACTGGAGATTCTGAG
- the LOC115773697 gene encoding histone H4, whose protein sequence is MSGRGKGGKGLGKGGAKRHRKVLRDNIQGITKPAIRRLARRGGVKRISGLIYEETRGVLKVFLENVIRDAVTYTEHAKRKTVTAMDVVYALKRQGRTLYGFGG, encoded by the coding sequence ATGAGTGGACGCGGAAAAGGAGGTAAAGGGCTTGGGAAAGGAGGCGCCAAACGCCACCGTAAGGTTCTCCGCGATAACATCCAGGGCATCACCAAACCCGCCATCCGCCGTCTGGCTCGCCGTGGCGGTGTAAAGCGTATCTCCGGCCTGATCTACGAGGAGACCCGCGGTGTGTTGAAGGTGTTTCTGGAGAACGTGATCCGTGACGCCGTCACCTACACCGAGCACGCCAAGAGGAAGACCGTGACCGCCATGGACGTGGTGTACGCTCTGAAGAGGCAGGGCCGCACTCTGTACGGCTTCGGAGGCTAA
- the LOC115773693 gene encoding histone H3 has product MARTKQTARKSTGGKAPRKQLATKAARKSAPATGGVKKPHRYRPGTVALREIRRYQKSTELLIRKLPFQRLVREIAQDFKTDLRFQSSAVMALQEASEAYLVGLFEDTNLCAIHAKRVTIMPKDIQLARRIRGERA; this is encoded by the coding sequence ATGGCCAGAACCAAGCAGACCGCCCGTAAATCCACCGGAGGGAAAGCTCCCAGGAAGCAGCTGGCCACCAAAGCTGCCCGTAAGAGCGCACCAGCCACCGGCGGCGTGAAGAAACCTCACCGCTACAGGCCCGGCACCGTGGCCCTCAGGGAGATCCGTCGCTATCAGAAATCCACCGAGCTGCTCATCCGCAAGCTGCCCTTCCAGCGCCTGGTCAGGGAGATCGCTCAGGACTTCAAGACCGACCTGCGCTTCCAGAGCTCCGCCGTCATGGCTCTGCAGGAGGCCAGCGAGGCTTACCTGGTCGGCCTGTTCGAGGATACCAACCTGTGCGCCATCCACGCCAAGAGGGTCACCATCATGCCCAAAGACATCCAGCTGGCCCGCCGCATCCGCGGAGAGAGGGCTTAA